One window of the Candidatus Bathyarchaeia archaeon genome contains the following:
- the twy1 gene encoding 4-demethylwyosine synthase TYW1 encodes MEEKLTYSLKPEVIRAYHRQGYRFAGKHLHSAVKICQWTKESLRSNRVCYKELWYPPVQSHRCMQMTPYFGCNCHCLHCWRMHSGDREGLVWKEFPLETEEFDEPSEIIDELIEKRKDLLSGWGGNPRVDGRKLEEALRPTMMTMSLTGEPTLYPKISELIFEARKRGMITFLVTNGTMPEILEKMDPLPFQLYISVLAPDKNTYIKVARPLIRDAWERLNKTLELLPSLETRRVLRLTVIRGWNTHNIEGYSKIIEKSRPDFIEVKAYEWVGQSRERLPKEAMPYMRDVEEIAYNIADLTGYEIKGKYEPSGAVLLA; translated from the coding sequence ATGGAGGAGAAACTAACATATTCGCTTAAACCCGAAGTAATTAGAGCCTATCACAGGCAGGGCTACAGGTTCGCTGGAAAACATCTCCACAGCGCCGTGAAAATATGTCAGTGGACTAAGGAGAGCCTTAGATCTAATAGGGTCTGCTACAAGGAGCTATGGTATCCGCCAGTACAGAGCCATAGGTGCATGCAAATGACCCCCTATTTCGGCTGCAACTGCCACTGTCTACACTGCTGGAGAATGCACTCCGGCGATAGGGAGGGGCTGGTTTGGAAGGAGTTTCCGCTGGAAACCGAAGAGTTTGATGAGCCCTCTGAGATCATTGATGAGTTAATTGAGAAGAGAAAAGATCTCCTTTCAGGTTGGGGAGGAAACCCGAGGGTTGATGGGAGAAAGCTTGAAGAAGCGTTAAGGCCAACGATGATGACTATGAGCCTAACTGGTGAGCCAACGCTTTACCCAAAGATCTCTGAGCTTATATTTGAAGCAAGAAAGAGGGGGATGATAACCTTTCTAGTGACGAATGGAACCATGCCTGAAATTCTAGAGAAAATGGATCCGCTGCCCTTTCAGCTCTACATTAGCGTGCTGGCGCCGGATAAAAACACTTACATTAAAGTTGCTAGACCGCTTATTAGAGATGCTTGGGAGCGTTTAAATAAGACGCTGGAGCTTCTCCCAAGCCTAGAGACGCGTAGGGTTTTAAGGTTAACGGTTATTAGGGGCTGGAACACGCATAATATTGAGGGCTACTCGAAGATAATTGAGAAGAGTAGGCCAGATTTCATTGAGGTTAAGGCGTATGAATGGGTTGGGCAGAGCCGCGAGAGATTGCCGAAAGAAGCCATGCCGTACATGAGGGATGTGGAAGAGATCGCATACAACATCGCGGATTTAACTGGATACGAGATTAAGGGTAAGTATGAGCCGAGCGGCGCAGTTCTTCTCGCTTAA
- a CDS encoding UPF0147 family protein, translated as MVSKKKMQEYEEKIKQALAILNQVSEDTTTPRNIRRTAKEAMNMLQSTQYTLGVRASNAISIIDEILQDPNMPPYTRVKLWNVMSLLEGIKD; from the coding sequence ATGGTAAGTAAGAAGAAGATGCAGGAGTATGAGGAGAAGATAAAGCAGGCTTTAGCGATTTTGAATCAAGTTTCAGAGGACACCACAACCCCAAGAAACATTAGGAGAACCGCTAAGGAAGCCATGAACATGCTTCAATCAACTCAATACACGCTCGGCGTTAGGGCTTCAAATGCTATATCCATAATAGACGAGATACTGCAGGATCCAAACATGCCGCCTTACACCCGAGTAAAGCTATGGAATGTGATGAGCCTACTTGAGGGAATAAAAGATTAG
- a CDS encoding zinc-binding alcohol dehydrogenase: MPKELLAVAPGKPVLVEYEEPPLKPNQVRVKSIFSAEKHGTTLLIYRGLSPFSEKAFDPDTGLFMPKYEGKGWAISFPIRLGNMTVGTVIEVGSQVKKFKPGDRVYGYLPIRETHTVDEEKIDSAPPELNDEEIVCIDPAAVALMAVREGHVRLGDTVAVFGLGAIGLMAVQMAKLSGAILVIGVEPIEKRRKLAERYGANIVINPRERDAGLEIRRATGWKGVDISVETSGSYSALHQAIRGTRYGGTIVPVSWYHGEAKGLNLGEEWHFNRQIMVSGARVESEPYRDYPSWDRKRVYETVISLFKRKLLRIDGMLSPIVHFKDVVEAYKIIDERPEETIKLGVKYS; the protein is encoded by the coding sequence TTGCCGAAAGAGCTGCTAGCCGTAGCGCCGGGAAAACCTGTTTTAGTAGAGTACGAGGAGCCTCCCCTCAAACCAAACCAAGTGAGGGTTAAGAGCATTTTCTCGGCGGAAAAGCATGGAACCACCCTGCTGATCTATAGGGGTTTATCGCCTTTCTCTGAGAAAGCCTTTGACCCCGACACGGGGCTATTTATGCCTAAATATGAGGGTAAAGGTTGGGCGATCTCATTTCCAATTAGGCTCGGTAACATGACCGTAGGCACGGTGATTGAAGTTGGAAGCCAAGTTAAAAAATTTAAGCCGGGAGACAGGGTTTACGGCTACTTACCGATCCGTGAAACGCACACCGTTGATGAGGAGAAGATAGATTCAGCTCCACCAGAGCTTAACGATGAGGAGATAGTCTGCATCGACCCAGCTGCCGTCGCCCTAATGGCTGTCCGTGAGGGACACGTTAGGCTCGGCGACACTGTGGCGGTTTTCGGCCTTGGTGCGATAGGGCTAATGGCTGTTCAAATGGCTAAGCTTTCCGGAGCCATACTGGTGATAGGCGTAGAACCCATAGAGAAGAGGAGGAAGCTAGCTGAGCGGTATGGAGCGAACATAGTTATAAATCCGAGGGAACGTGACGCTGGTCTAGAAATTAGGAGGGCTACCGGCTGGAAAGGCGTGGACATATCCGTAGAAACAAGCGGATCCTACTCAGCCCTACATCAAGCTATCAGGGGGACAAGGTATGGCGGAACAATAGTGCCGGTCTCATGGTATCATGGCGAAGCAAAGGGACTAAACCTAGGTGAAGAATGGCATTTCAATAGGCAAATAATGGTTTCAGGCGCGCGGGTTGAGAGCGAACCTTACAGGGACTACCCCTCATGGGACAGAAAGAGGGTTTATGAAACCGTGATAAGTCTGTTTAAGCGGAAGCTTTTAAGAATCGACGGGATGCTTTCGCCAATAGTGCACTTTAAAGATGTTGTTGAAGCCTATAAAATAATTGATGAAAGACCAGAGGAAACAATTAAATTAGGCGTTAAATATAGTTAA
- the amrS gene encoding AmmeMemoRadiSam system radical SAM enzyme, giving the protein MIRREAMLYELLQGNRVKCNLCARRCIISDGGMGFCGVRKNEGGKLYALNYAMACAANVDPIGKKPLSHFHPGALVMSIATVGCNFRCQFCDNWSISQEKDIIGRSLPPEDVVKAAIENSCHGISYTYTEPTIFFEYAYDTAVLAHEHGLFNTFVTNGYMTPEAIEAIAPYLDAATVDFKGGGDPEFYRKFSMVPSVEPIFEALKEMKRRNIHIEVTNLVVPKIGDSIERIRELASWIRENLSEDTPLHLLRFHPDYKLTDIPSTEIKTLEKAYEAAKEAGLNYVYLGNVPGHKYENTYCPSCQELIIKRYGFDIIRWNLTADMRCSKCGKQIAIKGKFHRSGLTFPFSII; this is encoded by the coding sequence ATGATTAGACGTGAAGCAATGCTATATGAGCTGCTCCAAGGTAACAGGGTTAAGTGTAACCTCTGCGCTCGCAGATGCATAATATCTGATGGCGGAATGGGATTCTGTGGGGTCAGGAAAAATGAGGGTGGAAAACTCTATGCGCTGAATTATGCGATGGCTTGCGCAGCCAACGTTGACCCAATTGGCAAGAAACCGCTGTCGCATTTCCATCCCGGAGCGCTCGTGATGTCGATAGCAACTGTTGGATGCAATTTCAGATGCCAGTTCTGCGATAATTGGAGCATAAGTCAAGAGAAGGACATTATAGGCAGGAGTCTTCCACCCGAAGATGTCGTTAAAGCTGCTATTGAGAATAGTTGCCACGGGATAAGCTACACTTACACTGAACCAACAATCTTTTTTGAGTACGCTTATGATACAGCTGTCTTAGCCCATGAGCACGGTCTCTTTAATACGTTCGTCACAAACGGCTATATGACCCCCGAAGCCATTGAAGCTATTGCGCCATACTTGGACGCTGCAACAGTCGACTTTAAGGGTGGAGGAGACCCAGAGTTCTACAGGAAGTTTTCCATGGTTCCATCAGTTGAGCCGATCTTCGAAGCCTTGAAGGAGATGAAAAGGAGGAACATACATATTGAGGTGACGAATCTCGTTGTGCCGAAAATAGGCGATTCTATAGAGAGAATAAGGGAGCTGGCTTCATGGATTAGAGAGAATCTGAGCGAGGATACGCCGCTTCATCTGTTGAGGTTCCATCCAGACTACAAGCTGACGGACATACCGTCCACAGAGATCAAAACCCTTGAGAAAGCATATGAGGCGGCTAAGGAGGCGGGGTTAAACTATGTTTACTTAGGGAATGTTCCCGGCCACAAGTATGAGAACACGTATTGTCCAAGCTGCCAAGAGCTAATAATAAAGAGATACGGTTTCGATATAATAAGGTGGAATTTAACGGCTGATATGAGATGCTCTAAGTGCGGTAAACAAATAGCGATTAAAGGAAAATTCCATAGATCAGGACTAACATTTCCATTTTCAATAATCTAG
- a CDS encoding PQQ-binding-like beta-propeller repeat protein: protein MKMSAIDVWKLDVGVGPAEHGVYVDGYLYLAPTFRDEFWKVDPETGAILDRFRMPGHVWGAPLVDGSGLYGASTGGDLIKFRHDGVVVWRVNTGLDDFIAEAVVEAWGKCLAVQYPKGIALVDKAAGEILWVDEWSPEAPGGQEPTFDQETGVLWVCRPTAENGLVAYDAGGEKVHLINLPSPPTTYACPQIWSGYIVLVCRRHLVVLDRGSGRILWVRDFSTVNYGGEEQDSLSGGPRTLTHNGRVMVWTADGVFTCISISSGEEMWRLDFKSLGFASAECSDPWGYAGGAAVDGVFVILGRNNLPEDAGSPFSIDRNRLFMIDYNSGEIVYVSKPVYQMACCCKPIVAKGKVVIGSWYKDSEERTYRNFYNCWRIVPLESEPSESRVVLDRDYAWLGGPHHGGYSRGCLLGVKKKPAREDAHNMACCGV, encoded by the coding sequence ATGAAGATGAGCGCCATAGATGTTTGGAAATTAGATGTGGGCGTAGGGCCAGCTGAGCACGGAGTTTATGTGGACGGATACCTTTATCTCGCCCCCACCTTCAGGGATGAGTTTTGGAAAGTTGACCCTGAAACCGGGGCCATATTGGATAGATTTAGGATGCCGGGCCATGTTTGGGGCGCTCCATTAGTAGACGGATCTGGGCTTTACGGCGCTTCAACCGGGGGAGACTTGATAAAATTTAGGCACGATGGTGTTGTTGTGTGGAGGGTAAATACAGGTTTAGACGACTTTATAGCTGAAGCCGTTGTTGAGGCCTGGGGCAAATGCCTAGCAGTACAGTATCCGAAGGGAATAGCCCTCGTGGATAAGGCTGCTGGAGAAATATTGTGGGTTGATGAGTGGAGCCCTGAGGCGCCCGGAGGTCAGGAACCGACATTCGATCAAGAGACCGGTGTCCTATGGGTCTGCCGGCCGACGGCGGAAAATGGGCTTGTCGCCTACGATGCAGGCGGCGAAAAAGTCCATTTGATTAATCTTCCCTCTCCACCAACCACTTATGCATGTCCGCAGATTTGGTCCGGCTACATCGTTCTAGTATGTAGAAGGCATCTGGTGGTTTTAGATAGGGGATCCGGAAGAATACTGTGGGTTAGGGATTTCTCCACAGTTAATTATGGGGGAGAAGAACAGGATTCGTTAAGCGGCGGGCCCAGAACCCTAACGCACAATGGCAGGGTGATGGTTTGGACGGCTGATGGGGTTTTCACATGCATCAGTATATCTAGTGGCGAAGAAATGTGGAGGCTAGATTTTAAGAGCCTTGGTTTCGCTTCCGCCGAATGTAGTGACCCTTGGGGTTACGCTGGAGGGGCTGCCGTTGACGGCGTCTTCGTTATCCTTGGCAGAAACAACCTTCCGGAGGACGCTGGGTCGCCATTCTCAATCGATAGAAATCGTCTATTCATGATAGATTATAATTCAGGAGAGATAGTATACGTCTCTAAACCAGTTTACCAGATGGCATGCTGCTGTAAACCGATAGTCGCGAAAGGTAAAGTTGTGATCGGGAGCTGGTATAAAGATTCCGAAGAAAGAACCTACAGGAACTTTTATAATTGCTGGCGAATTGTCCCTTTGGAGAGCGAACCAAGTGAAAGCAGAGTCGTATTAGACAGAGACTACGCATGGCTCGGAGGGCCGCACCATGGAGGATATTCAAGAGGCTGCCTACTTGGCGTAAAGAAGAAGCCAGCGAGAGAAGATGCCCATAACATGGCATGTTGTGGGGTTTAA
- a CDS encoding CehA/McbA family metallohydrolase, with the protein MRLKIDLHVHTSYSDGSGTIREILKVAENKGLDGLAITDHRVLDGYFEAKSYGSRLIILPGYEVATDAGHVLIIGLEEELPPNVGLKRFMSYSEIIDWVRLNDGLAVLAHPAIEMFNFDRWMRNKPDAVEVLNSLYPLQYFVKRGLNVSLKLGVAGVGGSDAHSPSNVGNAYTILNLDGEPSERKIKEAIRRNRATYSGSLAPFSTRLRIGASFLLSSITRRITNSAWCEA; encoded by the coding sequence TTGCGTCTAAAAATTGATTTACATGTTCACACATCTTATTCAGATGGTTCCGGAACAATTAGAGAGATTCTTAAGGTTGCTGAGAACAAAGGCTTAGATGGTTTGGCTATAACTGACCACAGGGTTCTTGACGGTTATTTTGAAGCTAAATCTTACGGTAGCAGGTTAATCATTTTGCCCGGATACGAGGTTGCTACAGATGCTGGGCACGTCTTAATCATAGGTCTAGAAGAGGAGCTGCCGCCTAATGTTGGATTGAAGCGATTTATGTCTTATTCCGAAATCATAGATTGGGTTAGGCTTAACGATGGATTAGCTGTATTAGCGCATCCAGCTATCGAGATGTTCAATTTTGATAGGTGGATGCGGAATAAACCAGACGCCGTAGAAGTTTTAAATTCCCTATATCCGCTTCAATACTTTGTTAAGAGAGGTTTAAACGTATCTTTAAAGCTGGGCGTCGCAGGTGTCGGCGGAAGCGATGCACACAGCCCATCAAATGTTGGTAACGCATACACTATTTTGAATCTGGACGGTGAGCCAAGCGAAAGAAAAATTAAGGAAGCTATCAGGAGGAATAGGGCTACTTACAGCGGCTCATTAGCGCCCTTCTCCACTAGATTGAGAATAGGGGCTAGCTTTCTACTGTCAAGCATCACCCGCCGTATCACCAATAGCGCGTGGTGTGAGGCTTAG
- a CDS encoding sugar phosphate isomerase/epimerase family protein — MFRSLSPYAIGIHKSLQENIKLAKLGDFQGVEVNITEVSNLIEERSPSYVKRMFSEEGIKPSGWWLPFDWRGDKETFNSGLKELGRLASLAAEIECTRALTFILPFSDDKPFEDNFKWHISRLKPIANILYENGCSLGLEFVGTESLRVGRKYTFIYDLDGLLSLCRALEAENVGILLDSWHWYASRGTIEDLMKLGGKDIIYVHINDAPENVPLDKLVDNVRCLPGETDVINLVGFLKTLRDLGYEGPVTPEPFSEKVNRMKPEDAVKVTGEALKTVWRKAGLPC; from the coding sequence ATGTTTAGGAGTTTAAGTCCATACGCCATAGGCATACATAAAAGTTTACAGGAAAACATAAAGCTAGCTAAACTTGGAGACTTCCAAGGCGTCGAAGTAAATATAACAGAAGTCTCAAATCTTATTGAGGAGAGATCCCCAAGCTACGTGAAGAGAATGTTTTCTGAAGAGGGGATAAAGCCAAGCGGCTGGTGGTTACCCTTCGACTGGCGTGGCGACAAGGAAACCTTTAATAGTGGGTTAAAGGAATTGGGGCGTCTAGCCTCCTTAGCCGCTGAAATAGAATGTACGAGAGCGCTAACGTTTATTCTGCCATTTTCAGACGATAAACCGTTTGAAGACAACTTTAAATGGCACATATCTAGGCTTAAACCGATAGCTAACATTCTATATGAGAACGGATGCTCGCTTGGGCTGGAGTTTGTGGGCACGGAGTCGCTTAGAGTGGGGCGCAAATACACTTTTATATATGACTTGGATGGGCTCCTCTCCCTATGTAGGGCGCTTGAAGCCGAGAACGTGGGTATCCTACTAGATAGCTGGCATTGGTATGCGTCTAGGGGGACCATAGAAGACCTTATGAAACTTGGAGGTAAAGACATAATATATGTTCACATAAATGATGCCCCGGAGAATGTTCCGCTGGACAAGCTTGTAGATAACGTGAGATGCTTACCCGGAGAGACTGATGTAATTAATCTAGTAGGCTTCCTTAAGACATTAAGAGATCTGGGATACGAGGGACCGGTGACACCTGAACCCTTTAGCGAAAAAGTCAATAGAATGAAGCCCGAAGACGCTGTGAAAGTAACAGGCGAGGCCTTAAAAACTGTTTGGAGAAAGGCTGGGTTGCCATGTTGA
- a CDS encoding Gfo/Idh/MocA family oxidoreductase has product MSRDKVRICFIGCGHHSMESLQPAAALIPQIEYVAACDLVEGRAKEAVRRFGAKRWYIDYSEMIDKESPDGVIIVGPPQMHEELGIACLKKGVNVFIEKPPSLTLDGAGRIYEAMKSSGKICMVGTHWRHMPVHRALKKISEREDFGDIFRLEATYLAPDTRGAWGQPFLWGFMLNQAIHPMDCLQFLGRRVVEVEARGIAVEGRKLAVSASLLFASGAVGSFTLSGCSPIFYERVGVQGTEGWAEAEQFKRLRYASRKGWMEPTDPTAIQTLIFEHGSHYRGVSRPGYVEELEHFTQCILSGSHPHADAEDAYYALKTLDAIVKSVNAGGKVRVD; this is encoded by the coding sequence ATGAGCCGGGATAAAGTGCGCATATGTTTTATAGGATGTGGGCACCACTCGATGGAGAGTCTTCAGCCGGCTGCCGCGCTTATCCCACAAATCGAGTATGTAGCTGCCTGTGATTTAGTTGAGGGAAGAGCGAAAGAGGCTGTGCGGCGCTTTGGTGCTAAAAGATGGTATATAGATTACAGCGAAATGATAGATAAGGAGTCTCCGGACGGCGTGATAATTGTTGGGCCGCCACAGATGCATGAGGAATTAGGGATCGCATGTCTAAAGAAGGGCGTAAATGTGTTCATAGAGAAGCCGCCGTCCTTAACGCTGGACGGCGCGGGAAGAATTTATGAAGCGATGAAATCCTCCGGGAAAATTTGCATGGTTGGGACGCATTGGCGACACATGCCAGTCCACAGAGCTCTCAAAAAGATATCTGAGAGGGAAGATTTCGGCGATATTTTCCGCTTAGAAGCCACATACCTAGCCCCGGACACCAGAGGGGCTTGGGGGCAACCCTTCCTATGGGGATTCATGCTTAACCAAGCGATTCATCCAATGGACTGTCTCCAGTTTCTTGGGAGAAGAGTAGTTGAGGTTGAGGCGAGGGGCATAGCGGTGGAAGGGAGAAAGCTCGCGGTGTCGGCTAGCCTGCTGTTTGCCTCCGGAGCTGTAGGCTCATTTACCTTAAGCGGCTGCTCACCGATCTTCTACGAGCGGGTTGGAGTTCAGGGGACGGAAGGATGGGCTGAGGCAGAACAGTTTAAGAGACTGAGATATGCAAGTAGAAAAGGATGGATGGAGCCGACGGATCCAACCGCTATACAAACCCTGATATTCGAGCATGGAAGCCATTATAGGGGCGTCTCCCGCCCAGGCTACGTGGAGGAACTTGAGCATTTTACGCAGTGCATTCTCTCGGGGTCTCATCCACACGCGGACGCGGAAGACGCTTACTATGCGCTGAAAACCCTAGACGCCATAGTTAAAAGCGTTAATGCTGGAGGAAAAGTTCGAGTTGATTAA
- a CDS encoding cation:proton antiporter, producing the protein MANVEMVFMAAGVIISVGFLANFIFKKTGFPDILFLILIGIIFGSLLKFFSAADLLSVAPIFSALTLALILFQGGLNLEARTVLSQSFRSAMLAFTHVILAVVFVPLLSYFMMGFDWLEGLMLGSMTAGTSSVVIIPLILRMRVPDEVRATLSLESTITDVLNIILVMMLLDIYFGGFINLQEIMSSLIAKFAVGMFLGVIVGAAWIKILDIIKGQECTYMLTLAALILCYAGTEMLGGSGSLSALVFGITLGNFTAIKNLGININAKSIQALIENIKRFQNELTFLVKALFFVILGLLYVPDMLGFIYAVVITSVNLLLRDLAVKISTRNTTLQKYRKLMTLMCGTGLANATLSIVVYNEMSMRQIAIANLYPLIVTTIVIVTNVITSLTPLILRKELKRINLKAAA; encoded by the coding sequence ATGGCTAATGTTGAAATGGTTTTTATGGCAGCTGGCGTAATAATATCTGTTGGCTTTCTAGCCAACTTTATCTTCAAGAAGACGGGTTTTCCAGATATTCTATTTCTAATACTCATCGGCATCATTTTTGGCTCCCTACTGAAGTTTTTCTCAGCAGCGGATCTTTTATCGGTGGCACCGATCTTTTCAGCCTTAACTTTGGCGCTAATTCTTTTTCAGGGGGGACTAAACCTAGAAGCCCGCACAGTTCTTTCGCAGAGTTTTAGGTCAGCTATGCTAGCTTTCACGCATGTCATTCTGGCCGTGGTTTTCGTTCCGCTTTTAAGCTACTTCATGATGGGGTTCGATTGGCTTGAGGGATTAATGCTTGGATCTATGACCGCCGGAACAAGCTCCGTTGTGATAATACCATTAATATTGAGGATGAGGGTGCCAGATGAGGTGAGGGCAACTCTATCCTTGGAATCAACTATTACCGACGTTCTCAACATAATCCTAGTAATGATGCTCCTAGACATATATTTCGGCGGCTTCATTAACCTTCAGGAAATAATGTCTTCATTAATTGCTAAATTCGCTGTCGGCATGTTTTTAGGAGTAATCGTTGGCGCAGCTTGGATAAAAATTCTGGATATAATTAAAGGGCAGGAGTGCACTTATATGCTCACGCTTGCGGCGCTGATACTATGTTATGCTGGGACGGAGATGCTTGGTGGAAGCGGCTCCCTATCTGCCCTAGTCTTCGGAATAACGCTTGGAAATTTCACAGCTATAAAAAATCTAGGCATAAATATAAATGCAAAATCCATACAAGCCCTTATAGAGAACATTAAGAGATTCCAAAATGAATTAACATTCCTTGTTAAGGCACTCTTCTTCGTGATTTTAGGTCTACTATATGTACCCGACATGCTCGGATTTATTTATGCTGTAGTAATTACGTCAGTGAACCTTTTGCTTCGCGACCTGGCGGTTAAAATATCAACCCGCAACACTACGCTACAAAAATACAGAAAACTTATGACTTTAATGTGTGGAACTGGATTAGCGAACGCAACATTAAGCATAGTAGTTTACAATGAGATGAGCATGCGTCAGATCGCCATAGCAAACCTATATCCTTTAATTGTAACAACTATCGTTATAGTAACCAACGTGATAACATCTTTAACACCGCTAATATTGAGGAAAGAACTGAAGAGAATCAACCTGAAAGCAGCTGCCTAA
- a CDS encoding winged helix-turn-helix domain-containing protein has translation MSYSAKQLKYVLNWLIAGSRGGAMRARIIMALKESPMNANQLANLLEVDYRTIRHHLEILEKNKIISSAGKKYAVTYFLTTLMEENYTIFEEIWEKIGKKEKRMVKRNE, from the coding sequence ATGAGCTATAGCGCTAAACAATTAAAGTATGTGCTCAACTGGCTTATCGCCGGAAGTAGGGGCGGAGCTATGAGGGCTAGGATAATCATGGCGCTAAAGGAATCTCCCATGAACGCTAATCAGCTGGCTAACCTGCTTGAAGTAGACTATCGGACTATAAGGCATCACTTGGAGATCCTAGAGAAGAACAAGATAATTTCTTCGGCTGGAAAGAAGTATGCGGTCACCTATTTTCTAACCACACTTATGGAGGAAAATTACACAATATTCGAGGAGATTTGGGAGAAAATTGGAAAAAAGGAAAAAAGGATGGTTAAGCGAAATGAGTAA
- a CDS encoding FtsX-like permease family protein translates to MFTWSLAVRNLKRRKLRTALTASGIVVGISMMFILLSLVSGMEVQARRMVRALGGADMIVSNSTSFRGGMGGGFFGTLPSPSTLDISIVDVIGGMPGVYAVSPQFSFSGSINGRRVTMYGIVPPLYDLVTGGLNIVEGRSLTENSSGEIVFGKALMELLNLTLGQTVSLSGGQESVERTFTIVGVFETGMVFQEYAAYITLIDAQNITGERDLVTQILVKCEDPSVVSDVASLISSTVPGVRVTTPTAVLQQANQMLNTLTMFFATIGLVALFAGSFGVANTMIMSVTERTREIGVLKAIGAKSYDIMKIFLAESLLIGFIGGGVGVAVGSVLAYAFPMLTSGLFVAGTSPLGMRNPFSGAANPGLGGRSMQTVMLATPTITPMNIAICFSLGALVGVLAGLYPAWRASKMRPVEALKHV, encoded by the coding sequence ATGTTTACATGGAGTTTAGCAGTTAGAAACTTGAAGAGGCGGAAGCTGAGAACAGCTCTTACGGCTTCCGGCATAGTTGTAGGGATAAGCATGATGTTTATTCTACTGTCCTTGGTCTCGGGGATGGAGGTTCAGGCGAGAAGGATGGTTCGAGCCTTAGGCGGAGCAGATATGATAGTATCTAACTCCACGTCGTTTAGGGGTGGTATGGGCGGAGGGTTCTTCGGCACACTGCCGAGCCCAAGCACATTAGATATATCAATCGTAGATGTGATAGGCGGGATGCCGGGGGTCTACGCTGTTTCGCCGCAGTTCTCGTTCAGCGGCTCCATTAACGGTAGGAGGGTTACAATGTATGGAATTGTGCCACCGCTATACGATCTTGTTACCGGTGGATTAAACATTGTTGAGGGCAGGTCCCTCACGGAGAACAGTAGTGGAGAAATAGTTTTCGGAAAAGCTTTAATGGAACTCTTAAATCTAACCCTAGGGCAAACTGTTAGCTTATCTGGCGGTCAGGAGAGTGTAGAGCGAACCTTCACTATAGTTGGCGTATTTGAGACCGGCATGGTTTTCCAAGAGTATGCGGCCTACATAACGCTAATCGATGCGCAAAATATCACCGGTGAGCGCGACCTCGTAACTCAGATACTTGTGAAGTGCGAGGATCCATCAGTAGTTAGTGATGTCGCATCCCTAATCTCGTCAACTGTGCCCGGCGTTAGGGTTACAACACCCACAGCAGTGCTCCAGCAGGCGAACCAGATGCTAAACACTCTAACAATGTTCTTCGCTACGATAGGGCTGGTAGCCTTATTCGCCGGCAGCTTCGGCGTGGCAAACACCATGATAATGTCTGTAACTGAGAGAACCCGCGAGATAGGTGTATTGAAAGCTATAGGGGCGAAAAGCTATGACATAATGAAGATTTTTCTCGCTGAGTCGCTTCTGATAGGATTTATAGGTGGTGGGGTAGGCGTAGCCGTTGGAAGCGTGCTGGCATATGCGTTCCCAATGTTAACGTCCGGACTATTTGTGGCTGGCACCTCCCCATTAGGCATGAGGAACCCGTTCTCTGGCGCAGCGAATCCGGGATTAGGCGGCAGATCTATGCAAACAGTTATGTTGGCTACCCCAACCATAACGCCCATGAA